The Castellaniella sp. genome includes a window with the following:
- the panC gene encoding pantoate--beta-alanine ligase translates to MKVVHSIEELRDQLRGQLRVAFVPTMGNLHAAHLSLMRLARQHGDPVVASIFVNRLQFGPNEDFDRYPRTLMDDIQKLEGERDVYVLFAPDERELYPEPQNFRIQPGDSLGQILEGAFRPDFFMGVSTVVLKLFSCVQPRVAVFGKKDYQQLMVVRAMCRQFQLPVEILAHETVRDPDGLALSSRNRYLSPEERTEAPTLYGLLQQVRDTVRQGQRDLPVIEAHVMQTLSSRGWDPDYVAVRRQRDLQPPKPDELDTGEPLVVLAAARLGATRLIDNLEFDVLR, encoded by the coding sequence TTGAAAGTCGTTCATTCCATCGAAGAATTACGCGATCAGCTGCGTGGCCAGTTGCGCGTGGCCTTTGTGCCCACTATGGGTAACCTGCATGCAGCCCATCTGTCTCTGATGCGGCTGGCCCGCCAGCATGGCGACCCCGTGGTGGCCAGCATCTTTGTCAATCGGCTGCAATTCGGTCCCAACGAAGATTTCGACCGCTATCCGCGCACCCTGATGGATGATATTCAGAAGTTGGAAGGCGAACGCGACGTCTACGTGCTGTTTGCGCCCGACGAACGAGAACTCTATCCCGAGCCCCAGAATTTCCGTATCCAGCCCGGTGATTCTTTGGGCCAGATTCTGGAAGGCGCATTTCGGCCGGACTTTTTCATGGGCGTCAGCACGGTGGTGCTGAAGCTGTTTTCCTGTGTGCAGCCGCGCGTGGCCGTATTCGGCAAGAAAGACTACCAGCAATTGATGGTGGTGCGCGCCATGTGTCGGCAATTCCAGCTGCCTGTCGAAATCCTGGCTCATGAAACCGTGCGCGATCCCGATGGCTTGGCGCTGTCCTCGCGTAACCGCTATCTGTCCCCGGAAGAACGCACCGAGGCCCCGACTTTGTACGGTTTGCTGCAACAGGTGCGCGACACGGTGCGGCAAGGTCAGCGGGATCTGCCCGTCATCGAGGCCCATGTGATGCAGACGCTGTCGTCCCGGGGATGGGACCCTGATTATGTGGCAGTGCGCCGCCAGCGGGACTTGCAGCCCCCTAAACCGGATGAGCTGGATACGGGCGAGCCCCTGGTCGTATTGGCGGCTGCCCGGTTGGGGGCTACCCGTTTGATCGACAATCTGGAATTCGACGTCTTGCGCTGA
- a CDS encoding helix-turn-helix transcriptional regulator: MSLPYPHPGSQSLGISPWQRLTLRERQVANYITAGRSNKVIAAELGLSYRTVEAHRARIFNKVGVRNAVELTQRCMRWHQKVPIKEDGLSGGWAGLGRLRR, encoded by the coding sequence ATGTCATTGCCTTATCCACATCCCGGCAGCCAATCATTGGGCATTTCGCCTTGGCAGCGGCTTACCCTGCGCGAACGCCAGGTTGCCAACTACATCACGGCCGGGCGCTCAAATAAGGTCATTGCCGCCGAACTTGGTCTGTCCTACCGCACGGTCGAGGCCCACCGGGCACGGATCTTCAATAAGGTCGGGGTGCGCAACGCGGTAGAGTTGACCCAGCGCTGTATGCGCTGGCATCAGAAAGTCCCTATTAAAGAAGATGGCCTGTCAGGCGGCTGGGCAGGCCTGGGCAGGCTGCGACGATAG
- a CDS encoding A24 family peptidase translates to MGIEFVAYLIPAGLVAWLVVGFDAWSREYTRRLCAGAPADMQTLWAAARAVDRRAAYRCLDCLLGAWAGGMALWLLVDQSWPGLISVVLLLGLLALAWLDLRSGLLPDALTLPLMGLGWCLGPLGLVSAVSASLLIWGGVAGVAWVYGRWRGRAGFGGGDIKYLAMLAAWLGGPDTLTVLWMASLLGILWWAIGWTGRRPAYPFGPCLTLAALPWVLAGPLRDWPDAVLLLGVSASQFLQTFLLR, encoded by the coding sequence ATGGGCATTGAATTCGTCGCTTATCTGATCCCGGCAGGGCTGGTTGCCTGGTTGGTGGTCGGGTTTGACGCCTGGTCCCGGGAATACACCCGGCGGCTGTGCGCTGGGGCGCCTGCGGATATGCAGACCTTGTGGGCAGCGGCGCGCGCGGTGGATCGGCGTGCGGCGTATCGGTGCCTGGACTGCCTGCTGGGCGCCTGGGCTGGCGGGATGGCCCTTTGGCTGCTGGTCGATCAGTCCTGGCCAGGGCTGATTTCTGTCGTTTTGCTGCTGGGCTTGCTGGCGCTGGCCTGGTTGGACTTGCGTAGCGGCTTGTTGCCCGATGCCCTGACGTTGCCGCTGATGGGGCTGGGTTGGTGTCTGGGACCATTGGGGCTGGTGTCTGCCGTGTCGGCTTCCTTGTTGATCTGGGGCGGGGTCGCCGGGGTGGCCTGGGTTTATGGACGGTGGCGGGGGCGGGCGGGCTTTGGGGGTGGCGATATTAAGTATCTGGCCATGCTGGCTGCCTGGCTGGGAGGCCCGGACACATTGACGGTGCTGTGGATGGCTTCGCTGCTGGGGATATTGTGGTGGGCGATAGGTTGGACCGGGCGTCGGCCCGCTTATCCCTTCGGGCCTTGTTTGACCTTGGCTGCCTTGCCGTGGGTGCTGGCAGGCCCCTTGCGGGACTGGCCGGATGCCGTCCTGTTGCTGGGTGTGTCTGCTTCACAATTTCTTCAAACTTTCTTGTTACGATGA
- the coaE gene encoding dephospho-CoA kinase (Dephospho-CoA kinase (CoaE) performs the final step in coenzyme A biosynthesis.), translating to MFSIGLTGGIGSGKSQVAQWLDQWGAAVIDTDQIAHALTAAGGQAIAALRGAFGAAAIAADGSLDRAWMRAQAFADPAVRQRLEGIVHPLITQSAQQQAAQASGTYLVYVVPLLVETGHWQARVDRVCVVDCDPDTQVRRVSARSGLTPEAIGRIMSTQASRETRLAAADDVIVNDGTTSLDTLRQQSWRLHQFWCGHALRSRTLTLPPK from the coding sequence ATGTTTTCGATTGGCCTGACCGGGGGCATAGGTTCCGGGAAATCTCAGGTCGCCCAGTGGCTGGATCAGTGGGGGGCTGCCGTCATTGATACGGACCAGATCGCCCATGCGCTGACCGCCGCCGGGGGGCAGGCCATTGCTGCCTTGCGCGGGGCCTTTGGGGCTGCCGCGATTGCTGCCGATGGCAGTCTGGATCGCGCCTGGATGCGGGCGCAGGCGTTTGCCGACCCGGCGGTGCGGCAGCGCCTGGAAGGCATTGTTCATCCCTTGATCACACAATCCGCCCAACAGCAGGCCGCACAGGCCAGTGGTACTTACTTGGTGTATGTGGTGCCTTTACTGGTCGAAACCGGGCACTGGCAAGCCCGTGTTGATCGCGTCTGCGTGGTGGACTGCGATCCGGATACCCAGGTGCGCCGGGTCAGCGCCCGCAGCGGGCTGACGCCAGAGGCCATTGGGCGTATCATGTCCACTCAAGCCTCCAGGGAAACCCGCCTGGCAGCGGCCGACGATGTCATTGTCAATGATGGCACCACCTCGCTGGATACTCTGCGTCAGCAATCCTGGCGCCTTCATCAGTTCTGGTGCGGTCATGCCTTGCGGTCTCGTACTCTGACTCTCCCCCCAAAATAG
- the zapD gene encoding cell division protein ZapD: MILYEYPCNERVRTLLRVEYLFDRLFFFARGEDPHYHQIAMATLFDLLDICERADVRTAVLQDLDRHRSALSALREHPGVDVTTVDGLLADIQAASAALAGQGRIGQSLRDNEWLSSLRGRITVPGGSSPIDLPSYYAWQIKAPETRVQDIQGWIEPMMCLHRAMALILKLLRDAGDARDHQASQGAYQEMLGGKTFQLLRVWVDRAYGVFPEISANKYVIWVRFSAQDNVVKPQSVTRDVAFRLARCNL; encoded by the coding sequence GTGATTCTGTACGAATATCCCTGCAACGAACGTGTCCGCACCCTGCTTAGGGTCGAATACCTCTTTGATCGTCTGTTTTTCTTCGCCCGGGGCGAAGACCCCCATTATCACCAGATCGCGATGGCTACGCTGTTCGATCTGCTGGATATCTGCGAACGCGCGGATGTACGCACGGCGGTGCTGCAGGATCTGGATCGCCATCGCTCGGCCTTGTCGGCCCTGCGCGAACATCCCGGGGTTGATGTGACGACGGTGGATGGCCTGCTGGCGGATATCCAGGCCGCTTCGGCGGCCTTGGCGGGCCAGGGCCGCATCGGTCAAAGCCTGCGCGATAACGAATGGCTGTCCAGCCTGCGGGGCCGTATTACAGTGCCGGGGGGCTCGTCCCCGATCGATCTGCCGTCTTACTATGCCTGGCAGATCAAAGCGCCCGAGACGCGTGTCCAGGATATACAGGGCTGGATAGAGCCCATGATGTGTCTGCATCGGGCCATGGCGCTGATCCTGAAATTACTGCGCGATGCGGGTGATGCACGCGATCACCAGGCCAGCCAAGGGGCCTACCAGGAGATGCTGGGGGGCAAGACCTTCCAGTTGCTGCGTGTCTGGGTGGATCGTGCCTACGGCGTATTCCCTGAGATCAGCGCCAATAAATACGTGATCTGGGTCAGGTTCTCCGCGCAGGATAACGTGGTCAAGCCTCAATCTGTCACGCGTGACGTGGCCTTTCGCTTGGCTCGCTGCAATCTTTAG
- a CDS encoding efflux RND transporter periplasmic adaptor subunit, producing the protein MKNSTPPPVSVRRRMWVWATLCVFIGLAVWLLWPRAPGQPPGRGFRGMPGQSTPVAVVTAASGQVDRSLRALGTVTSPATVVIRSRVDGPLQALHFVDGQAVRAGDLLAEIDPRPFQIQLEQATGQQRQHAAQLANARQDLARYETLFKQDSVARQQLDTARAQVRELEGQAQIDQAAVDNARLQLGYTRIEAPLDGHLGMRKIDVGNMVHASDTEGLVVLTQNQPIDVVFSVPQTALPLLSQARQVAPALQTQLLAQAGGAVLETGSLLAVDNQIDVATGTVQLKSRFDNPDERLFPNQFVQVRLRLGLESGLVLPLRAVQRGASGEYVYRVDADKKAQRVAVVTGVDDGHQVVIESGLQAGDVVVLEGTDRLRDGGLVEIVEPAA; encoded by the coding sequence ATGAAGAATTCCACGCCGCCGCCTGTCAGCGTGCGCCGACGGATGTGGGTATGGGCCACACTCTGTGTGTTTATCGGGTTGGCGGTATGGCTGTTGTGGCCACGTGCGCCGGGCCAGCCGCCTGGTCGGGGTTTTCGCGGCATGCCGGGTCAATCTACGCCGGTTGCGGTGGTCACGGCAGCGTCGGGGCAGGTGGATCGCAGCTTGCGCGCCTTGGGCACGGTGACCTCTCCTGCGACCGTGGTGATTCGTTCCCGGGTGGATGGTCCCTTGCAAGCCCTGCATTTCGTCGACGGTCAGGCGGTTCGGGCAGGGGATCTGCTGGCGGAAATTGACCCTCGGCCATTTCAAATCCAGCTAGAGCAGGCCACCGGCCAGCAGCGGCAGCATGCTGCGCAGCTGGCCAATGCGCGCCAGGATCTGGCCCGCTATGAAACCTTGTTCAAACAGGATTCCGTGGCGCGTCAGCAGTTGGACACGGCGCGGGCCCAGGTACGCGAACTCGAAGGTCAGGCGCAGATCGATCAAGCGGCGGTTGATAATGCCCGCCTGCAGCTGGGCTACACCCGGATCGAAGCGCCTCTGGATGGCCATCTGGGCATGCGCAAGATCGACGTGGGCAATATGGTGCATGCCTCGGATACCGAGGGGCTGGTGGTATTGACCCAGAACCAGCCCATCGATGTGGTGTTCTCGGTGCCGCAGACGGCCTTGCCATTGCTGTCACAGGCGCGTCAGGTGGCGCCAGCCCTGCAGACGCAGCTGTTGGCTCAGGCTGGGGGGGCGGTGCTGGAAACCGGAAGCCTGCTGGCGGTGGATAATCAGATCGATGTGGCCACCGGCACGGTGCAGTTGAAGTCCCGCTTTGATAATCCGGACGAACGCCTGTTTCCCAATCAATTTGTGCAGGTGCGCTTGCGTCTGGGGTTGGAGTCCGGCCTGGTGTTGCCCTTGCGGGCGGTGCAGCGCGGCGCCAGCGGCGAATACGTTTATCGCGTGGATGCCGACAAAAAAGCCCAACGCGTCGCCGTCGTCACGGGGGTGGATGATGGACATCAGGTTGTGATCGAATCCGGCCTGCAGGCCGGTGATGTGGTGGTGCTCGAGGGTACGGACCGGCTGCGGGATGGTGGTCTGGTGGAAATCGTGGAACCCGCTGCGTGA